The following coding sequences are from one Vulpes vulpes isolate BD-2025 chromosome 12, VulVul3, whole genome shotgun sequence window:
- the CMTR2 gene encoding cap-specific mRNA (nucleoside-2'-O-)-methyltransferase 2 codes for MSKCRKPPLGSSPETFSPDVLADIFELFAKNFSYGKPLNNEWQLPDPSEIFTCDHTEFNTLLDLKNSLNEVKNLLSDKKLDEWHEHTAFTNKAGKIISHVKKSVNAELCTQAWCKFHEILCSFPLIPQEAFQDGKLNSLHLCEAPGAFIASLNHYLKSHRFPCDWSWVANTLNPYHEANDNLMMIMDDRLIANTLHWWYFGPDNTGDIMTLKYLTGLQNFISNMATIHLITADGSFDCQGNPGEQEALVSSLHYCEVVTALMTLGSGGSFVLKMFTLFEHCSINLMYLLNCSFDQVHVFKPATSKAGNSEVYVVCLRYKGKEAIYPLLSKMVLNFGTEMTQKALFPHHVIPESFLKRHEECCMFFHKYQLETISENIRLFQCMGKGEQTKLNNLRDCAVQYFMQKFQLKPLSRNNWLVKKSNIGCSTNTKWFGQRNRYFKTYNERKMLESLSWKDKVAKGYFNSWAEEHAVYHSGQSSLLEGTASNLECHLWHILEGKKLPKVKCSPFCDGEILKALNEAIEKSLGGALNLDSKFWPKQQYYCPCHIFTEDLIFSELFSLTTCLQDDQVVEPSNQIKCLLVGFPTLRDIKTHIPLEVQLLESAELMTFSCSLLHDGDPIYQQLFLDCLLHSLQQLHTGDVMILPVLSCFTRFMAGLIFVLHSCFRFITFSCPTSSEPLKTCAVLLCVGYQDLPNPVFQYLQNVNELLSSLLKSDAPQQVLQFVPMEVLLKGALLDFLWDLNAAIAKRHLHVIIQGEREEIIGSLQL; via the coding sequence atgagtAAGTGCAGAAAGCCACCACTGGGTTCAAGTCCTGAGACATTCAGCCCAGATGTTCTTGCTGACATTTTTGAACTCTTTGCCAAGAACTTTTCTTATGGCAAGCCACTTAATAATGAGTGGCAGTTACCAGATCCCAGTGAGATTTTCACTTGTGACCACACGGAATTTAATACATTGCTTGATTTGAAGAACTCCCTAAATGAAGTAAAAAACCTACTGAGTGATAAGAAATTGGATGAGTGGCATGAACACACTGCTTTCactaataaagctggaaaaataatttctcatgtGAAAAAATCTGTGAACGCTGAACTTTGTACTCAAGCATGGTGTAAGTTTCATGAAATTTTGTGCAGTTTTCCACTTATTCCACAGGAAGCTTTTCAGGATGGAAAACTGAATTCTCTACACCTTTGTGAAGCTCCTGGAGCTTTTATAGCTAGTCTCAATCACTATTTAAAATCCCATCGATTCCCCTGTGATTGGAGTTGGGTAGCTAATACTTTGAATCCATACCACGAAGCAAATGACAATCTTATGATGATCATGGATGACCGACTTATTGCAAATACCTTGCATTGGTGGTACTTTGGTCCAGATAACACTGGTGATATCATGACCTTGAAATATCTGACTGGACTTCAGAATTTCATAAGCAACATGGCTACCATTCACTTGATCACCGCAGATGGGAGTTTTGATTGCCAAGGAAACCCAGGTGAACAAGAAGCTTTAGTCTCTTCTTTGCATTACTGTGAAGTTGTCACTGCTCTGATGACTCTTGGAAGTGGTGGCTCTTTTGTTCTGAAGATGTTTACTTTGTTTGAACATTGTTCCATAAACCTGATGTACCTGCTAAACTGTTCCTTTGACCAAGTCCATGTTTTTAAACCTGCTACTAGCAAGGCAGGGAACTCAGAAGTCTATGTGGTTTGTCTTCGCTATAAGGGAAAAGAGGCAATCTATCCTCTGTTATCTAAGATGGTGCTAAATTTTGGAACAGAAATGACCCAGAAAGCCCTCTTTCCCCATCATGTGATCCCtgaatcttttcttaaaaggcACGAAGAATGTTGTATGTTCTTTCATAAATACCAGCTCGAGACTATTTCTGAGAACATTCGTCTGTTTCAGTGCATGGGAAAAGGAGAACAAACAAAGCTGAATAATTTAAGGGACTGTGCTGTTCAGTATTTCATGCAAAAGTTTCAGTTGAAGCCCCTTTCCAGAAATAATTGGCTAGTGAAAAAATCTAATATTGGTTGTAGTACAAATACAAAATGGTTTGGACAGaggaacagatattttaaaacctaTAATGAAAGGAAAATGCTGGAATCCCTTTCATGGAAAGATAAGGTGGCCAAAGGATACTTTAATAGTTGGGCGGAAGAACATGCTGTGTATCATTCTGGACAAAGTTCTCTCTTAGAAGGGACAGCTTCCAATCTTGAGTGTCACTTATGGcatattttagagggaaagaaaCTCCCAAAGGTAAAGTGTTCTCCTTTCTGTGATGGTGAAATTTTAAAGGCTCTTAATGAAGCGATTGAAAAGTCTTTAGGAGGAGCCTTGAATTTGGATTCCAAGTTCTGGCCCAAACAGCAGTATTATTGTCCTTGTCACATTTTTACGGAAGACCTGATATTTTCTGAGTTGTTTAGCCTTACCACGTGCCTTCAGGATGATCAGGTCGTAGAACCCAGCAACCAGATAAAGTGCCTGCTTGTGGGCTTTCCAACTCTCCGTGATATCAAAACGCATATACCACTGGAAGTTCAACTCCTGGAATCGGCTGAACTCATGACTTTCAGCTGTTCGTTGCTTCATGATGGAGACCCGATTTACCAGCAACTGTTTTTGGACTGTCTTCTACATTCACTGCAGCAGCTTCATACAGGAGATGTTATGATTTTGCCTGTACTTTCTTGTTTTACAAGATTTATGGCTGGTTTGATCTTTGTACTCCACAGCTGTTTTAGATTCATCACATTTTCTTGTCCTACTTCTTCTGAGCCCCTGAAGACCTGTGCAGTCCTGCTGTGTGTCGGTTATCAGGACCTTCCAAATCCAGTTTTCCAGTATCTGCAGAATGTGAATGAATTATTGAGCTCTTTGCTTAAATCTGACGCACCCCAGCAGGTTTTACAGTTTGTACCAATGGAGGTGCTCCTTAAGGGGGCCCTACTTGACTTTTTGTGGGATTTGAATGCTGCCATTGCTAAAAGGCATTTGCATGTAATtattcaaggagagagagaagaaatcatTGGCAGCCTTCAGCTATGA